GGTAGTAAACTGGCTTTTCTCACCTTGCTTACTAGACTCTTCATAAGCCACTAAACAATGAGTGAAGCCCTTTGATTTTTCCAATAACTCTTTAAAAGAACGATATAGTTGGATATCAGGCACAACTTGTCTATGGGATTGTTCAGACGCTTCTTTTACGATTTTTTCCAATCGTTGCGTTTTCTTAATTCGTTTTTTCTCATCCCATTTGACGACAGACGTTTTTGAAGGAAAACCGATTAATTCATTCATGCCAAGCTCCGTACCTTTTTGTGCGACTAATTCTAGTTTATCGCCTTTAGTATACCCACAAGCGATTGTCACATTGACTGGCATCTCTTTTTTCATCTCTTCTTTTGAGACTTCACTAAATATAATCGTAGACTCTTCTATAGACACAATGATTGCTTTGATGGCCACTTGGTTTTGAAAGACTAAAAAGCATTCATCATCTACTGTCATACGCATCACATGTTTCGCATGATGAAAATCATCTCCAACTAATTCAAACGTTTCTTGTCCCTCATAATCATATGGCAAAAAATAACGTTGCATGTTTAATCCTCCAATTGTTTTTTAACAATGATGGCATACCAATCTTTTTGTTTAAATAATTGATCCACAATAAACTTTTCTTTTTCTAATTCTTCTAAAATCATTGGTACCTTGTCTTCAATAATTCCTGAAATAATCAGTGTTCCGTCATCTTTCAGGCAACGATGCGCATCTTTTAACATCAGCACAATAATGTCAGCCAAAATATTTGCCACAATGACATCCGCTTTTTTATCAACACCATTTAATAAGTCATTAGCCGAAACATGTACGTCTTTTGCAATAGGATTTAATGCCATGTTTTCTTTTGCGGAATTAACCGCAACCTCGTCTAAATCATAAGCAAACACATCTTCTGCTCCTAAAAACTTACTCGCAATACTTAATACGCCAGATCCTGTCCCCACATCTAATACCATTTCTCCCCCCCGAAGAGTCACTTCAAGCGCTTGTAACGTCAAACGTGTGGTTGGGTGTGTTCCTGTTCCAAATGCCATCCCTGGATCAAGATAAATGATATGTTCATCAGGATTGTTTGGTGTATACTCTTGCCACTCAGGGACGATCGTTAAATAACGACTAATATTTACTGGATGATAATATTTTTTCCAAGCAGTCGCCCAATCACTTTCTTCTACTTCAGAAGCTGTGATGCTATATTCACCAATATCTAACCCAAAAGAAGCTAGTTCTTCTACTTTTGGTTGAATACTAGGAATAATTTCTGGTAAAAATAACGTTTCTGGGAAATAAGCAATCACTTCTGCCCCTTCTTTTCGATGAGAAAATGTCTCCTTATCTAGAATCTCACCAAAAGGGTCACTCTCAAAATTTACTAAGTCCATCGCGTCTTCTATCGCAACACCATTAGCTCCTGCTTCCATTAAAATACTTGATACTGCTTCTACTGCCTCACTGGAAGTAATAACAGATAATTGATTCCACTTCATTGTCTAATCTCCCTTTTAATACTTTGGATAAGCTACCATAGCTGTCTCGTCATTATTTTTTTTCATCTCTTCAAATGCCTCATCATTCCACACTAATTCAAATGTTTCAATGGTTTCATCATTTAAAAAGTCTAGTAAATCATCTTGTCCATTCACTAACACTTCTGCCAAATAGTTTGCTAACGCTGTGATATCTCCTTTTGTCATCCCTTTTTTACGATTAAATGGAATCATAGCTAAATACTCTAACTCATCAGGTACTTCTTTATCATCAGCATATAATACTAAGCTGTCTTCAAATTCAATCACTTCTTCTTCAGATTGTGTTCCTTCTTCATCTTCAATGACATCATTTAATTTGTTTTCAGCAAATAATACGATAGATACTTCAATTCGGTGTTGTCTGACATCCCAATCAATAGCAAAGTCAAATTCTTCTAAGACTTTTTCAAGTTGTTTTTCTAATTCTGTTAACATATTGTCTTTCATTTTTTCACACACTTACACTTTCTTTGTATTGTCTCTCCTATCATACAAAAGTTGGTAGCATTTGCCAATACTAAACCTATGTTATAATGAGTTTATTAAAGGGGGAAGACAGATGAATAAACCTCTCGCTTATCGTATGAGACCAAAAACAATTGATGAAGTTGTTGGCCAAACCCATTTAGTTGGTGAAGGAAAAATCATTCGCCGCATGGTTGATGCTAAACAATTATCTTCTATGATTTTATATGGCCCACCTGGAACTGGAAAAACAAGTATTGCTAGTGCGATTGCAGGCTCAACTCACTATGCTTTTCGTATGCTAAATGCTGCAACCGATAGTAAAAAGGATTTACAAATTGTTGTAGAAGAAGCCAAAATGAGTGGAACACTTATCTTGTTACTAGATGAAGTTCATCGACTTGATAAACCAAAACAAGATTTTTTATTGCCTCATCTAGAAAATGGTCGGGTTATTTTAATTGGTGCGACAACTGAAAATCCCTATATTTCAATTAATCCAGCTATTCGAAGTCGAACACAAATTTTTGAAGTCAAACCTCTCAATGAAGAGGATATCAAACAAGCGATTGAACGAGCCTTAACAGACAGTCAAAATGGTTTAGGTGATTTGGATGTGACAGTGACTGATGAAGCCATGACACATTTAACACGTGCAACAAATGGTGATTTAAGAAGTGCGCTAAACGGTTTGGAACTTGCTGTAAAATCTACTAAATCTAATGATAAAGGAAAAATAGTTATTACATTAGAAGTGATAGAAGAATGTGTGCAACGAAAATCTCTCACGCATGATAAAGATGGAGATGCTCATTATAATGTGATTTCCGCCTTTCAAAAAAGTATTCGTGGAAGTGATGTGGATGCTGCCTTACACTATATGGCAAGACTAGTCGAAGCTGGGGATATGATGTCGATTTGTAGACGACTTATGGTGATTGCGTACGAAGACATTGGTCTAGCTAATCCAGGAGCTTGTGCAAGGACTGTGTCTGCTGTTCAAGCAGCTGAAAAATTAGGGTTTCCTGAAGCTCGTATTCCACTTGCTAATGCTGTGATTGATTTGTGTTTATCACCAAAATCAAATTCAAGTATTGTCGCCATTGATAACGCATTAAGTGACATCAGACAAGGAAATACAGGAGACGTGCCTGATCATTTGAAAGACTCACACTACAAAGGTGCTGAAAAACTAAATCGAGGTGTTGATTACAAATACCCACACAGTTTTGATAATCATTGGGTTAAACAACAATACTTACCAGATAAAATAAAATATGCCACTTACTACGAACCTGTTCAAACAGGGAAATACGAAATAGCTTTAGGAAAACAATGGGAATGGCTAACTTCACAAAAGAAACGTCAGCCCTAACAATTGAAGAATCTAATTTCCTGTGATATTATATAACTATAATATCTGTGATGTACGCAGTATCCCCATTAGTGTTGACCGAACAAATCGTTTTACTTTGGGAATCAACGAGTATTTATTAAAAACAGGCCTTTTCATTTGGTAGTTTGAGATATTTACAGCGATTCCCACCTGCATTTTTTAGCGGGTTCAACCATCAGGGATACAAAACGGCATCGACGGATATTTTTTTGCGTTTAAAATGAAAAGGTTGTGATACGTTGTATAAATTTATCCTTATAATTTTTGCTTTTATTTTATGTATAATCAGTTATTTTTTATCAAAAAAACAAAAGGCTTTGTTAGTTGTCTTTACAGAAAAAAATCAACCAATATTAAAAAAATTTTCAATATCACTTCTTTTATTAGCAATTATTGGCATAATTATTGGATTATTTTTTGCAACAAAGTTAACTAGCTTAGTTTTCATCATTATTGTACTTTGCGTATCGGCTGTATTTAGTGTAATATTATCTCAAAACATTCACTAAGGGGAGTATGGATTATCATGCAAAAAGAATACAAAAAAATATTGGTCGCAATGGATGGATCAAAAGAATCAGAACGTGCACTAAAAAAAGCAGTGCATGTAGCCAAACGAAACGATGCCACCCTTTATATCGCTCATATTGTTGATATGCGCGCATTTGAGACTGTTTCATCTTATGACGAGACACTTGCAACAAATGCTAAAAAAGAGGCTGATGAAGCCTTAAAACAATATATTGAGTATGCTCATGAGCATAATTTTGACAAAGTGGAAACAGTGATTCGCATCGGTGTGCCCAAAATCGTCCTATCAGAAGATTTACCAAAAGAATTAGGAATCGACTTAATTATGCTAGGAGCGACTGGGTTAAATGCTATGGAGAGAATTTTACTTGGCTCTGTATCAAGTTACGTCTCTATACATGCCAAAAGTGACGTTTTAGTTGTTCGTACAGATATGGATAATAAAACAATAAAATAAATTAATTAAACAAAAAAGCTGGGATCACCTACTTTAGGATCCCAGCTTTTTTGTTTAATTAATTTATTTTTTTAACGCTTCAACATCTCTAGCAATCATTAATTCTTCATCCGTTGGAATTAAAAATACTTTAACTTTAGAATCATCTGTCGAAATAACACGTTCTTCCCCACGAATATTATTTTTATCAGCATCGATTTCACAGCCGAAAACACTTAAGCCGTCAATAATATTTTTACGAATTTCGATAGCATTTTCACCAATACCTGCTGTGAAGACAATAGCGTCAACACCATTCATTGTTGCAACATAACTACCAATATATTTACGGATACGGTCTTCAAAAATTTCAATCGCTACTTTAGCTTCTTCTGTTTCAGATTGTTGTAAGTCACGCATGTCACTTGAAATACCTGATAAACCTAATAAACCAGATTTTTTGTTTAAAATCTCAACCATTTCTTTAATATCAGTAATGTTTAATTTACCCATTAAATATTGTAATAAAGACGCATCAATATCACCTGAACGAGTTCCCATTGTTACACCAGCTAGTGGAGTGAATCCCATTGATGTATCAATTGATTTACCACCATCAACTGCTGTAATAGATGCACCGTTGCCTAAATGACAGGTAATAATTTTTGTTTCTTCAATTGGTTTGCCTAACATATCTGCCGCACGTTCTGCTACATAACGGTGACTAGTTCCATGAGCACCATATTTTCTAGCTCCATATTTTTCATAGTATTCTGTTGGAATGCTATATAAATAGTTTACTTTAGGCATTGTTGTATGGAATGATGTATCGAATACTCCAACATTTAATGTGTTTGGTAATAATTTTTGGAATACACGAATAACCTTTGCTTCTGCTGGATTGTGCAATGGAGCAAACTCTGCTAAATCATCTACTAAAGCAAGAGCTTCATCATCAATAATTGCTGACTGTTTAAAGTGCTCTCCACCTGCTACAATACGATGTCCTGCACCGGTAATTTCTTCAAATGAGTCAATAATATTTAATTCAGTTAATTGTTCTAATAACATATTAATGGCAATTTCATGATCTTCAATATCTTTAATCACTTCATATTTTTTATCTTCACCATATTTAATCGTAAAAATTGAATCATTTAATCCAATTCTTTCCACAATTCCTTTAGCGATAACTGTTTCTTCCGGCATTGTATATAATTGCCATTTTAAACTTGAACTTCCAGCATTAATTGCGATTGTTTTTGACATGTTTATTTTCTCCTCTATTTTATATTCGATTCGCACCATTGACGAAACTGATTGACAAAGTTTAATACACTTTTATTTTCCTTTAAAGATGGTAACTCTGCTAGTAATACCTCTTGGGCTTGCTTAGCTTTATTTCCTTTGTTTTGGACAAGTACAATCGATTTTCCTAAACTTTTTTGACTAAAAAGAGTTTTTGGTAACTGTAATATACCTTGCAGATAAACTTCTTCAACTAACCATTTTTTAAGAGAATCAGCTTGTTCAGTTTCTAGGAAATTATTTGGCACTAAGAATAGGCCAAAGCCGTCCTCTTTCACATACTTCATACTCTGTTCCATTAATAAATGATGTGCATAACTGTGTTCAGTAGCAAAAGATGTCATGAAGTCTTTTGCTACATCATCTTTTGGGTAATACCCAATCGGTAAATCAGCAACTGCTACATCTAATGGTTCCATAAGCAATGGCTCTAAAGAATCTTGATGAAATAACTCTGCTTCTAATCCTAACCAATTTTTATTCACAGCAGCTACTTCTAATAATAACTCATCGATATCAACACCAATTCCTTTAATATTAGTATAACCGGCTACGCTTAAATTGCTTAAAATTGTATAAAGTAGATTACCCATACCAACAGACAAGTCCCCAACAACCATATCGTCTTGCTTATCTTTCATCAATTGTTCAATCATATAAACAAATAAAAAGCCAATACCATCTGGTGTTAGTTGATGATTTGCTTGAAGTGGTTCCACTTTTAATCCACTAAGTAATGTTAACTGAGTGATTTTTCTCTTTTCTTCAGTTGACAACGTCATGCCTAATAACTCTTGATAATACGCTTCAAGCTGTTTAACTGCTACTTGATTTGGAACATTATCAATAACACGAACGCTACCACCATCCAATAAATTCTCTCCGTTTTCGACATAAGCATCAAAAAAAGATGTATCCAGTTCTTGCTGAAGCAATTTCACAGATTCATGCATATTTTTAAAGCCCATCTCCACATTCGTTTGAGACAATTGTGTCACCTCTTCCTTGTCTTAATTCACAAATCCCTTACTTTCCTATTCTATCGAAAGCACTTGGATATTTCAAGGTATTAAAACTGAAAATGATAGGGTTTTTTGGAAGTTTTGATAGCCTTTACTTAATCTTTACAAAAACCTGTCGTTTAAAACCTGTATTTAAATCAATAAAAATAGTAACATACGCACCATACTTACTTTTTTCAAGTTGCACTGTTCCAATATTATATTCAATTATTTTTGATGTATTATCTTCCATTTCTAAAGCGTAATTTCGATATTTTTCTTCTAGAATATCTGCTAAATAAGCATCTGTTGCTTGTTTTATAACAAATTGTTTATGTTGATAATCATCGATAAAATATAATGTCGTTATTGTAAATAATAAAAGGACTGCTAAAAAAGGAAGAGCAATACTTCCTTCTTTATTTTTTAAGAAAGTAAACATATCGCTCCCCCTGTAATGTAATCAGTGTCATCTCAATTAAAGAATCAAGTTCGACAAATGTTGCTGATTTCAAACCAACTATAATAGGCTGAAATCCTGGTTTTTTTCGTAACTTGTCCTCATACATATCAAAAATAATCCGTTCATCTGCTTTTCCATCCACTGCTTTTTTATAAACTAATTCAGTTGGTTTTACTTCTAACAACGTTAAAGACTCAATTTCATGCTCTAACTGTCTCTTACCAATATGTATTTCTAAATATGAAGCATTTTCTTGATAAGCCCATAATTGATTTATTTGTTTAATAAACGGCATTAAAAACAATAACAAACCCACCAGAAGACTTAATGCTATTAAACACTCTAACAAAGTAAAGCCATCATTTAATTCGCATCTAAAATCATTATCTCTAAAATTGTTCCTTCTTTTTCTATAATAAAAGAGTCCTCACTACTTTCTATTAATTGAATCTTTTGTCTAACTGCTTTCTCTTGTAATCCTTGTTCATCAATTTTAGTTTCTATATATTCCCATTCTTTAGCAAAAATCGCTAACTCTAAATATAATTGATTTTGATTTTCTTGTTGCCTTACAAATAATATTATTTGTATCATAAACAAAATACCAACTGTTAATATAAATAAAGCTAACAAACTCTCGAATAATAAAAAGCCATCATTGCCTTTCCACATATTTAAACACCTTACTACTTCCTAATTGAACAATATAGTCAATCTTTGTTTGTGTTGATTGATCAAAAAAAGTGAACGTTTCCAATTTACTAGGACTTGCTGTTCCAGCTTGTAACTCAAGAGAACTTTCTCTCATAATGAGTAATGGTTTCTCTATGTAAAGAAACTCTTCCTTCTTTTGGCCTTTTAATGTGTAATTAAATATGATTCTCTGTGAATCTTTATCTGCAAATATTTTACTACTTTCCTTTTCTATCACTGCACTATGCTGACTTTTTTCATATAGTCTTTCAAACATTATTAATTGTGAAGCAATCGTCTTTTGTTCTTTCCACTTTTCTATTTTGATAATTGGTAGTAATCCAAAAATACTGATAATAAGCAACACACATAGGCATTCCCATAAAGTAAACCCATCATTACTCAACTTTAATGCCTATTTTTTCTGCCTTATCTTTTTGGTCTTTTGAAATATACCCACCTTGTACTAACTCATTTAAGTCTTTTGGTCTTTCATTATTATCTAAATAATACATTTCTGTTTGCGTTTGAATGACTTTACTTAAAGCATCATCACCTTGTTTATTAATACTAGCTTGTTGTTTAGAAAGATTTGGTACAAATAAAATAATTAATACAGCAATAACTAGTAATACGATCAACATTTCCAGTAACGTAAATCCATCATTCTTCTTTTTTAGTTTCTGTAATAGTTTCAATAAAAATCCCCCATTCCATTATATATTGGCAATAATAATGAGCCATAAACGGACACAATTAATATGGCAATGATTAAAAAAGTTATTGGTTGAAGCAATTGAATCTTTTTCTCACATTCTGTCATAAAATTCTCCCACTCTCGTTCGCCAAAAATGGTTAATTCTTGTCCAAGTCTCCCATGAATTTCACCTTGTCTAATAAGCCACGTCAGTTCTGGTTTCAAAAAACGCCATTGGCTAATCGGTTCATCAATAAAAATACCTTGTTCCAATTTTATTTTTATTTCTTTTGACATCTCTTGCATTAATTGTGAATACCCTTTTTGTTGCATAACCAATACAACCTCTTTAAATTCCATTCCTTGTGATAATAAGTTCCCCCATTCAGTTGCAAACAATGATGTATAGTAACTGGTTAAAAGTTTTCCAATAACAGGTAATCGAGCATAAAGCATCAGTTTCTTTATTTGCGAATATCGATTTAACTGGTTTACTACTAAATACCCAGATAATATCAAAGTACTAATGAAAAATAGGCCATATTTCAATCCCTTATCAATCAAACTAAACATCGATGGTGTCGCAGGATCTTGTGATAGTTCTGAAAGCTGCGGCAATATCACCCACTTCATTCCAATAATTATCCCTATTAAAAAGATTAATAACAAAATAGGATAGCTTAATACTTTTATCATTTCTTTTCGCTGCTTTTGTCGTTCTTTCATTTGTGAAGACATTCTCTTTAATGTTCCAACTAAATCCCCATGAACTTCTGAGAATTTAATTGGCGCTAACTGTTCTTTTGAAAAACCTACTCCCAGTAAACACTTCGCTAAAGACTCACCTTTTAGTAGTTTTCTTTCAATATAATTCAATTGTTTCCCTTGTTTGAAAGAAATAGTCTTCATGAATTGAATACTTTGTTCCAAACTAAACCCATTTTCTAACAAATTACCTAATAGATAGATAAACTCATATTTTTCTTGATGATTATACGGTTTAATTTTTATAGATTTGATAAGTTTTTTGTGTGATTTTCTTTTCATAATAGGCTTTTTGTAAACTTTTTTCCCACTCATCTTCTCCTTCTTTATAAAACATGTCATATAACACTCCATAATTTTTTCCTGATGTTAACGGTAACATCTCTTGATAGACAATTCCTTGTACACTTTGATTCATTTCTTCTCTAGGAATCCCTAATTCGATTAATCTTTCCTCAACTCCTTTCCTGTTTTTAGCATGTATAGTTGAAAAGACTAAATGTCCCGTTAAAGCTGCTCTCATAGCCATTTGTGCTGTTTCTGTATCTCTTATTTCTCCTATCATCAAGCAATCTGGTCGATGTCGTAAACATACCTTAATCAGCTCCTGATACGTTAAACCGATTTTTTCATTGACTTGAAATTGGAGACAATCTGTATCCTCTATTTCCACTGGATCCTCTATCGTGATAATATGTTTTTTTTCCTGATGAATTAAGTATTGCATCAATAAATGCATCGTAGTTGATTTTCCCGAACCTGTAGGACCAGAAAATAAGAATAAGCCATTGCGTGTAATTTGTTTTTTTATTTTTTCAATTTGATTATTATCAACAAACTGAAGACTTTTACTCGACATCGGGTATAAAAAACGAATCACAAGTGTTTCACGATTCAAGAAATCACCTACAACAGATAATCGAATCCGAAAGGTTTCTTTTTTAACTTTAATAGTCGTTCCACCCATCTGAACTTTACGCTTTTCGGCAATATCCATTCCTGCAAGATATTTAAAATATAAAATTAATTGTTCAGCTGTTTTATAAGATAATAAATCATAACTTGTCATATCATGATGCTTCCGAAATGATACGTCATACATTGATGAAGTTTTAGGGAGAATATACAAATCACTCACTTGGTTTTTATAACCAACTTCCAATAATTTTTTAGCTAGTTTTTTCATATTTTTTTCCTTTCTCATCTTTAATATTTGCTTTTTTAAAAAAATACTCTGAAAAAACCAAAAAAAAAAACAACCAGAATTTTTTCTAGTTGTTTTTTGCTTTATTGCTACATGTCTGCAGATGTGAATACCTCTGAAACATCATCATCATCTTCTAAAATATCAACAATCTTCTCTAATGTTTCTTTATCTGATTCACTCAATGCAACAAGTGTTTGTGGCACCATAGTTAATTCTGCTTGTGCTAACGTATACTCTTTTTCTAATTCATCTCGTACTGC
This genomic stretch from Vagococcus sp. CY52-2 harbors:
- a CDS encoding type II secretion system protein; translation: MSNDGFTLWECLCVLLIISIFGLLPIIKIEKWKEQKTIASQLIMFERLYEKSQHSAVIEKESSKIFADKDSQRIIFNYTLKGQKKEEFLYIEKPLLIMRESSLELQAGTASPSKLETFTFFDQSTQTKIDYIVQLGSSKVFKYVERQ
- the comGB gene encoding competence type IV pilus assembly protein ComGB; protein product: MSGKKVYKKPIMKRKSHKKLIKSIKIKPYNHQEKYEFIYLLGNLLENGFSLEQSIQFMKTISFKQGKQLNYIERKLLKGESLAKCLLGVGFSKEQLAPIKFSEVHGDLVGTLKRMSSQMKERQKQRKEMIKVLSYPILLLIFLIGIIIGMKWVILPQLSELSQDPATPSMFSLIDKGLKYGLFFISTLILSGYLVVNQLNRYSQIKKLMLYARLPVIGKLLTSYYTSLFATEWGNLLSQGMEFKEVVLVMQQKGYSQLMQEMSKEIKIKLEQGIFIDEPISQWRFLKPELTWLIRQGEIHGRLGQELTIFGEREWENFMTECEKKIQLLQPITFLIIAILIVSVYGSLLLPIYNGMGDFY
- a CDS encoding class I SAM-dependent methyltransferase gives rise to the protein MSQTNVEMGFKNMHESVKLLQQELDTSFFDAYVENGENLLDGGSVRVIDNVPNQVAVKQLEAYYQELLGMTLSTEEKRKITQLTLLSGLKVEPLQANHQLTPDGIGFLFVYMIEQLMKDKQDDMVVGDLSVGMGNLLYTILSNLSVAGYTNIKGIGVDIDELLLEVAAVNKNWLGLEAELFHQDSLEPLLMEPLDVAVADLPIGYYPKDDVAKDFMTSFATEHSYAHHLLMEQSMKYVKEDGFGLFLVPNNFLETEQADSLKKWLVEEVYLQGILQLPKTLFSQKSLGKSIVLVQNKGNKAKQAQEVLLAELPSLKENKSVLNFVNQFRQWCESNIK
- a CDS encoding replication-associated recombination protein A; amino-acid sequence: MNKPLAYRMRPKTIDEVVGQTHLVGEGKIIRRMVDAKQLSSMILYGPPGTGKTSIASAIAGSTHYAFRMLNAATDSKKDLQIVVEEAKMSGTLILLLDEVHRLDKPKQDFLLPHLENGRVILIGATTENPYISINPAIRSRTQIFEVKPLNEEDIKQAIERALTDSQNGLGDLDVTVTDEAMTHLTRATNGDLRSALNGLELAVKSTKSNDKGKIVITLEVIEECVQRKSLTHDKDGDAHYNVISAFQKSIRGSDVDAALHYMARLVEAGDMMSICRRLMVIAYEDIGLANPGACARTVSAVQAAEKLGFPEARIPLANAVIDLCLSPKSNSSIVAIDNALSDIRQGNTGDVPDHLKDSHYKGAEKLNRGVDYKYPHSFDNHWVKQQYLPDKIKYATYYEPVQTGKYEIALGKQWEWLTSQKKRQP
- the comGA gene encoding competence type IV pilus ATPase ComGA — encoded protein: MKKLAKKLLEVGYKNQVSDLYILPKTSSMYDVSFRKHHDMTSYDLLSYKTAEQLILYFKYLAGMDIAEKRKVQMGGTTIKVKKETFRIRLSVVGDFLNRETLVIRFLYPMSSKSLQFVDNNQIEKIKKQITRNGLFLFSGPTGSGKSTTMHLLMQYLIHQEKKHIITIEDPVEIEDTDCLQFQVNEKIGLTYQELIKVCLRHRPDCLMIGEIRDTETAQMAMRAALTGHLVFSTIHAKNRKGVEERLIELGIPREEMNQSVQGIVYQEMLPLTSGKNYGVLYDMFYKEGEDEWEKSLQKAYYEKKITQKTYQIYKN
- a CDS encoding universal stress protein → MQKEYKKILVAMDGSKESERALKKAVHVAKRNDATLYIAHIVDMRAFETVSSYDETLATNAKKEADEALKQYIEYAHEHNFDKVETVIRIGVPKIVLSEDLPKELGIDLIMLGATGLNAMERILLGSVSSYVSIHAKSDVLVVRTDMDNKTIK
- a CDS encoding DUF3013 family protein, coding for MKDNMLTELEKQLEKVLEEFDFAIDWDVRQHRIEVSIVLFAENKLNDVIEDEEGTQSEEEVIEFEDSLVLYADDKEVPDELEYLAMIPFNRKKGMTKGDITALANYLAEVLVNGQDDLLDFLNDETIETFELVWNDEAFEEMKKNNDETAMVAYPKY
- the comGC gene encoding competence type IV pilus major pilin ComGC produces the protein MLIVLLVIAVLIILFVPNLSKQQASINKQGDDALSKVIQTQTEMYYLDNNERPKDLNELVQGGYISKDQKDKAEKIGIKVE
- a CDS encoding acetate/propionate family kinase, which gives rise to MSKTIAINAGSSSLKWQLYTMPEETVIAKGIVERIGLNDSIFTIKYGEDKKYEVIKDIEDHEIAINMLLEQLTELNIIDSFEEITGAGHRIVAGGEHFKQSAIIDDEALALVDDLAEFAPLHNPAEAKVIRVFQKLLPNTLNVGVFDTSFHTTMPKVNYLYSIPTEYYEKYGARKYGAHGTSHRYVAERAADMLGKPIEETKIITCHLGNGASITAVDGGKSIDTSMGFTPLAGVTMGTRSGDIDASLLQYLMGKLNITDIKEMVEILNKKSGLLGLSGISSDMRDLQQSETEEAKVAIEIFEDRIRKYIGSYVATMNGVDAIVFTAGIGENAIEIRKNIIDGLSVFGCEIDADKNNIRGEERVISTDDSKVKVFLIPTDEELMIARDVEALKK
- a CDS encoding 16S rRNA (uracil(1498)-N(3))-methyltransferase produces the protein MQRYFLPYDYEGQETFELVGDDFHHAKHVMRMTVDDECFLVFQNQVAIKAIIVSIEESTIIFSEVSKEEMKKEMPVNVTIACGYTKGDKLELVAQKGTELGMNELIGFPSKTSVVKWDEKKRIKKTQRLEKIVKEASEQSHRQVVPDIQLYRSFKELLEKSKGFTHCLVAYEESSKQGEKSQFTTTLSACNLGESLLIIFGPEGGLTPEEIKILEEYDVKSCALGPRILRAETAPLYALSAMSYQWELCEE
- the prmA gene encoding 50S ribosomal protein L11 methyltransferase, whose translation is MKWNQLSVITSSEAVEAVSSILMEAGANGVAIEDAMDLVNFESDPFGEILDKETFSHRKEGAEVIAYFPETLFLPEIIPSIQPKVEELASFGLDIGEYSITASEVEESDWATAWKKYYHPVNISRYLTIVPEWQEYTPNNPDEHIIYLDPGMAFGTGTHPTTRLTLQALEVTLRGGEMVLDVGTGSGVLSIASKFLGAEDVFAYDLDEVAVNSAKENMALNPIAKDVHVSANDLLNGVDKKADVIVANILADIIVLMLKDAHRCLKDDGTLIISGIIEDKVPMILEELEKEKFIVDQLFKQKDWYAIIVKKQLED